From Sinorhizobium sp. B11:
GACGGGTTCTGCGGATTCCAGAACTTCCGACTGGAAATTGTTGATATCGACCTTAACGGTAGCCATAGGCTGCTCCTTTACCGGAATTTGCTGTTGAACAAGATGTGAGGGTGCGGTGCCGGAATTTCAATGTCCGATATTTCACTTTGTGTTGAGTCCCGCAAGTGCAGAAGCCAAAGCCTGTTCACTCAGCGTATGGATGGTCGCATTTTCGGTGTAGATCAGCATGCAATCGATCCGCATGGCCGGGTAGAGCGGTTTGAGGATTTCACGGTAGATGGCAAGCTGTGCCTTGTGGGAGAATGGAATCGTCTCTTCGCTCGCCGGCGGCACGCGGTTTGTCTTGTAATCCAGAATGACGACGCTGTCGGACAGGACGGCAAGACGGTCGATACGGCCGGAAACTGCATACTCCCGGCCCTCGAGCGTCAGCGTTCCCATGATCGAGATTTCCGCCTGCGCATGAACGGCGAAGACCGCATGAAGCCGTTGATCTTTTAAAAGTTTCAGAACCGAATCGATCAGGACTTGCCGTTCGGCCGCCGGCCAGAATCGCGCTGCGCGCTCTGCATAACGTTTTGCCGCCTCAGCCCGCTCCTCCTCCGCTGGAATATCGGGTAGGGCCTGCAGCATCCGGTGAATGAGGCGGCCTTTTTCAAGGGAACGATCATTGCTTTCAGGATCACTGAAGAGTGGCGAGGTCACCAGCAGGTCATCCGCCTCCTCGTCGATAATGGTTCCGGCACCGGAAGGGCTGAGCGGCCGTGGCAATTGCTTCTGTGGGGGCAGAGGGTGGAAAAGGTTCGGTGGGACCGTTTCAATGGTCACCTGCTCGGGAGCTTGATCCATCCGCTCAAAGCTGCGCTCGACCTGTGGCACACGCCAGCGCATGCCATCCCACTCTCCATCCGGGGTTGAGAAGGTTGTCTTCTGGACATGCGGATGTTCCTCGCTGAGCGCACTGGAAATCATCATATGCCATGTGTCGTTGTTCAGTCGGACACCGCGATAACCGCAGACGATCAACCGATCCGCGGCACGCGTCATCGCCACATAGAGCAGGCGCCGGTATTCCTCTTCGGCAAGAAGCTGAATACGCGCCGCATCGTTCGAGGTCACCGAATTGCCGAGATCGCTGACCGGAATCCAGACCGGTATCGGCGGCTCATCCGGCCCGGCATCGATCAGCCGAAGCTTTGGCAGATGCGTGTGCGTAAATGCCTTGGAGCCGCCATCCACCAGGAAAACAATCGGTGCCTCAAGGCCCTTGGAGGCATGCACCGTCATGATGCGCACCTCGTTGCGGCCCTTGTCCTGCTCGCGCTTCACTTCCGGCGCTTCTAGCTCCAGCGTCGAGATAAAGGATTGCAGGCCCGGGAGACCGGATGTTTCGTGGTCGAGCGCAAAGGTCAGGAATTCGTCGATGATATCGCTGACTTCAGTGCCGAGGCGCGCCAGGAACTGCCGCCGGCCGCCGTGACTGCCGAGAACGCGCGCATAGAAGTCATGGACTGAAAGGCTTCGGGATTGAGCAAGAAAGAGCTCCAGCCTCGCAGCCGCGGCGCCAAGCCGCTCATGGCCGTCGGCGGCATATTTGCGAAGATGATGCCACACGCTTTCATTATCGCCGCGCAGTGCCGCAACGGCGAAAATATCCTCTTCCGAGAGATTGAAAAGCGGACTTTTCAGGACTGCAGCGAGCGAGAGATCATCTTCCGGCAAAAGCAGAAAACGGCCAAGCGCCATCAGATCCTGTATGGCGATATGGCTGGTCAATACCAGTCGATCCGCGCCGGCGACCGGTATATCGCCGCGTCGTTTGAGTTCGCGGGTCAGCGCATTGACGAAAGCATCACGCTTGCGAACGAGAACGAGGATATCGCCGGCTTCTATGAAGCGTTCCTTGCCCTTCTCGACGATGGTTTCGCGGCCGACGAGCGTGCCGATCGTATGGGCGATGCGTCGCGCCAGGATCGCTGCCGGCGCGCTTTCGGGGGTGGCGTCGAAGGGAGCGGTCCAATCCTCGTCCTTCGCGACGACATCGGGCACGACTATGTCCCAGAGGTCGAGGGCGCCGGGATGACCTATTCGGCTGGAACGATGTACGACGGGCTCGAGGCCCAGACCGCGCGCATTTTCGGGCGGTGTGAAAATATGGTCGACAGCAAGCAGCACATCGGAGGTGGAGCGGAAGGAAAGCGGCAGGCGAACGGTCGAAAAATCAAGACCGCTGCTTTGTACCCGCCGCTGAGTCCGCTCCTTCTCCTCGGCAAACCGTTCGGGTCGGGCACCCTGGAACGAATAGATCGACTGCTTCTCGTCGCCGACCGCAAAGAGCGTGCGGACGACGGGTCGTGAACTTTCGCCGGAGAAGAAATCTTCTGCCAGCGACTGGATGACGCTCCATTGAATGGGGCTCGTATCCTGCGCCTCGTCGACGAGGATGTGATCGATACCCTGATCGAGCTTGTAATGGATCCACGGGCCGACGCCGCTCTTCGTAAGCAGGTCAGCGGTGCGAGTGATCAGGTCTTCGAAGTCGAGATGGCTACGCTGCCTCTTCAGTTCCTCGTAGTCCCGGTTCAGGCGATCGGCAAGCACGAGAGCAGCATGGGTGGCGGCATACATCCGCATCATTTTCAGCCGATCGCGGCAATTGACGACATAGGCGCGAGCCGACGCAATCGCATCGGCAAGTTGCGGCGCTTCGGCAAGCATTGCCTTGACGAAGAATTGCCCGTCCGTTTTTGGTTCACCCTTTGACGTGAGGAAAACCTTCTCCAGAATCTGCGAACGCGCCGCCACATCCTGTTCGCGGCCGGCGCGACGGAGGCCTTCGGCAACATCATGCGCTTTCGCTCCCCCCTTTGTCGCGGCAAGCGACAGGTAAAGTTCCAGCGTCGCACCCGAGAGCCCCGGCAGCGGCCAATATCGGCCGGCCAGCCCTTCTTCCGTATCGTCAGGCGAGAGGCCGAGCTTCTTGCGAAGCAAGCGATCAACGCTGCCATGCGACTCGGCCGCGAGCATGAAGCGGCGGATGGCATTTCGGTTGGCAACGATCTCGCCGAGCAGATTTTCAAGTCCGGATTCATCGCCGAGTTTGAGCACATAGGCGAAGGCATCGGCGAGCTCTCGATCTTTCTCTGGGGCCGTTGCGCTCAGAAGCGAGCGTCGTGCATCGGCAAGCAGTGTCGCAGCCGCCCGGTCATCGAGAACGGAGAAGTGCCCTGCGACATTTGCTTCCAGTGGGA
This genomic window contains:
- the addA gene encoding double-strand break repair helicase AddA; protein product: MIDPTALPEGDDPGTWISWTTIQQAIASDPARSAWVSANAGSGKTHVLTQRVIRLLLAGARPSAILCLTYTKAAASEMSNRVFERLAEWAIFPDEELAGRIAQIEGHEPDSLKLAEARRLFAKALETPGGLKIQTIHAFCEALLHQFPLEANVAGHFSVLDDRAAATLLADARRSLLSATAPEKDRELADAFAYVLKLGDESGLENLLGEIVANRNAIRRFMLAAESHGSVDRLLRKKLGLSPDDTEEGLAGRYWPLPGLSGATLELYLSLAATKGGAKAHDVAEGLRRAGREQDVAARSQILEKVFLTSKGEPKTDGQFFVKAMLAEAPQLADAIASARAYVVNCRDRLKMMRMYAATHAALVLADRLNRDYEELKRQRSHLDFEDLITRTADLLTKSGVGPWIHYKLDQGIDHILVDEAQDTSPIQWSVIQSLAEDFFSGESSRPVVRTLFAVGDEKQSIYSFQGARPERFAEEKERTQRRVQSSGLDFSTVRLPLSFRSTSDVLLAVDHIFTPPENARGLGLEPVVHRSSRIGHPGALDLWDIVVPDVVAKDEDWTAPFDATPESAPAAILARRIAHTIGTLVGRETIVEKGKERFIEAGDILVLVRKRDAFVNALTRELKRRGDIPVAGADRLVLTSHIAIQDLMALGRFLLLPEDDLSLAAVLKSPLFNLSEEDIFAVAALRGDNESVWHHLRKYAADGHERLGAAAARLELFLAQSRSLSVHDFYARVLGSHGGRRQFLARLGTEVSDIIDEFLTFALDHETSGLPGLQSFISTLELEAPEVKREQDKGRNEVRIMTVHASKGLEAPIVFLVDGGSKAFTHTHLPKLRLIDAGPDEPPIPVWIPVSDLGNSVTSNDAARIQLLAEEEYRRLLYVAMTRAADRLIVCGYRGVRLNNDTWHMMISSALSEEHPHVQKTTFSTPDGEWDGMRWRVPQVERSFERMDQAPEQVTIETVPPNLFHPLPPQKQLPRPLSPSGAGTIIDEEADDLLVTSPLFSDPESNDRSLEKGRLIHRMLQALPDIPAEEERAEAAKRYAERAARFWPAAERQVLIDSVLKLLKDQRLHAVFAVHAQAEISIMGTLTLEGREYAVSGRIDRLAVLSDSVVILDYKTNRVPPASEETIPFSHKAQLAIYREILKPLYPAMRIDCMLIYTENATIHTLSEQALASALAGLNTK